Proteins encoded by one window of Myxococcus guangdongensis:
- a CDS encoding right-handed parallel beta-helix repeat-containing protein, whose amino-acid sequence MSRPGSVRRRVSGLFSLPALVCLLLGSSAWAQATRTWVSGVGDDVNPCSRTAACKTFAGAISKTAAGGAIDVLDPGGFGTVNISKAITIDGGLNAGGILFSATNGVVVNAPGATVVLRNLTLHGGGTGLDGIRIVAAARVQVEGGAILGFTGSGIHVLPGAGAVQLVVRDVSVQGASAKTPATPAELAGSILLESGSAVIVNSQLSSGVIGLHALNNAKVTVSDTTLVHHSAQGLLAVGGAQVVLERSVVAQNGSGIKAEAPALVRLSDSLVGHNTGLGMEGTVVSFGNNRVAAGNGSDGAPTSTLPQN is encoded by the coding sequence ATGTCCCGTCCTGGCTCTGTTCGTCGTCGTGTGTCCGGTCTGTTCTCGCTCCCCGCGCTGGTGTGCCTGCTGCTGGGGTCCTCCGCCTGGGCCCAGGCGACGCGCACCTGGGTGTCGGGCGTGGGGGATGACGTGAATCCCTGTTCGCGCACCGCGGCGTGCAAGACCTTCGCGGGGGCCATCTCCAAGACGGCCGCCGGGGGCGCCATCGACGTGCTGGACCCGGGCGGCTTCGGCACGGTGAACATCAGCAAGGCCATCACGATTGACGGCGGGCTCAACGCGGGCGGCATCCTGTTCTCGGCGACGAATGGCGTCGTGGTGAACGCGCCGGGCGCCACCGTCGTGCTGCGCAACCTCACCCTCCATGGGGGCGGCACGGGACTGGATGGCATCCGCATCGTGGCGGCGGCCAGGGTGCAGGTGGAGGGGGGCGCGATTCTGGGGTTCACCGGCTCGGGCATCCACGTCCTGCCGGGCGCGGGCGCCGTGCAGCTCGTGGTGAGGGACGTGTCCGTCCAGGGCGCGTCGGCGAAGACGCCCGCGACCCCGGCGGAGCTGGCGGGCAGCATCCTGCTGGAGAGCGGCTCGGCGGTCATCGTGAACAGCCAGCTCTCCTCCGGTGTCATCGGCCTGCACGCGCTGAACAACGCGAAGGTCACGGTGAGCGACACGACGCTGGTGCACCACTCGGCGCAGGGCCTCCTGGCGGTGGGTGGGGCGCAGGTGGTGCTGGAGCGGTCCGTGGTGGCGCAGAACGGCTCCGGCATCAAGGCGGAGGCCCCGGCCCTGGTGCGTCTCTCCGATTCGCTGGTGGGCCACAACACGGGCCTGGGGATGGAGGGGACGGTCGTCTCCTTCGGCAACAACCGGGTCGCCGCGGGCAACGGCTCGGATGGCGCTCCCACCTCCACGCTCCCCCAGAACTGA